The Benincasa hispida cultivar B227 chromosome 9, ASM972705v1, whole genome shotgun sequence genome has a segment encoding these proteins:
- the LOC120085286 gene encoding 40S ribosomal protein S15a-1, with protein MVRVSVLNDALKSMYNAEKRGKRQVMIRPSSKVIIKFLLVMQKHGYIGEFEFVDDHRSGKIVVELNGRLNKCGVISPRFDVGVKEIEGWTARLLPSRQFGFIVLTTSAGIMDHEEARRKNVGGKVLGFFY; from the exons ATGGTGCGTGTGAGTGTTCTGAATGATGCGCTTAAAAGCATGTATAATGCTGAGAAACGGGGGAAGCGTCAGGTCATGATAAGACCGTCTTCTAAAGTTATCATCAAGTTTCTTCTTGTTATGCAGAAGCACG gaTACATTGGGGAATTTGAGTTCGTTGATGATCATAGATCAGGGAAAATTGTTGTTGAACTGAATGGGAGACTCAACAAATGTGGTGTCATAAGTCCTCGTTTCGATGTTGGTGTCAAGGAGATTGAAGGTTGGACTGCTAGGTTACTACCCTCCAGACAG TTTGGATTCATTGTGTTGACAACGTCTGCGGGAATCATGGATCACGAAGAGGCCAGAAGAAAGAACGTTGGCGGTAAAGTGCTTGGTTTCTTTTATTAA